The proteins below come from a single Candidatus Hydrogenedentota bacterium genomic window:
- the pepF gene encoding oligoendopeptidase F, whose translation MPATKRVPARAEVKVEDTWDLEPLFRNDAAWQAGYKRLEKMIPGFEKFRGKLGTSAKVLRACYEFETEFEKLSERVASYAHLKSSEDVSNSTYQGMVAQYTWLATRAGEAASYIAPEIQAIPEKKIKAFLQNPVLKDYRFSLEKLLRYRPHILSEKEERLLAMQGEVAGTASKVFGQLNDADLKFGTVTDEKGRSVELTHGSFRSLLESPKRSVRKEAFHKFYRSYEEHANTIAATLSGSVLQDVYYARARSYPSAREGSLFHDKIPVAVYDSLIKAVHDNLKTVHRYLDVRKKALKLKELRVYDTYVPIVEQGRVNIPWDKAVKTVCDALEPLGSGYVNVLGAGLNGGRWADRYENKGKRSGAFSSGGYIGPPYILMNYRPDTIDSMFTLAHEAGHSMHTYFSAKHQPFQYYGYTIFVAEVASTFNEQLLNKYLLDRAKDRKSRAFLINKEIDEIRGTLVRQTMFAEFEKVLHAIAEAGEPLTLDRIRLEYRKLLDRYFGPRFTIDDELSLEGLRIPHFYHAFYVYKYATGISAAIALSQRVLNGGPKERDQYLNFLKSGGSKFPLDLLRDAGVDMERPEPVATAMKRFATLVDELEELV comes from the coding sequence ATGCCTGCTACGAAACGCGTGCCCGCGCGCGCAGAAGTGAAAGTCGAAGATACATGGGACTTGGAACCGTTGTTTCGGAACGATGCAGCGTGGCAAGCGGGATACAAAAGGCTCGAGAAGATGATTCCGGGCTTCGAGAAGTTCCGCGGCAAGCTGGGCACTTCGGCGAAGGTACTGCGCGCATGCTACGAATTCGAGACCGAGTTCGAAAAGCTTTCCGAGCGCGTGGCCTCCTATGCGCACCTGAAATCTTCGGAGGACGTGAGCAACAGCACGTACCAGGGCATGGTCGCGCAATATACATGGCTCGCGACTCGCGCTGGCGAGGCAGCCAGCTACATCGCGCCGGAAATCCAGGCCATCCCCGAAAAGAAGATTAAGGCGTTCCTGCAGAACCCTGTACTGAAGGACTACCGCTTTTCCCTCGAGAAGCTGCTGCGCTACCGTCCGCACATCCTCTCGGAGAAGGAGGAACGCCTGCTCGCCATGCAGGGCGAAGTCGCGGGCACCGCGAGCAAAGTGTTCGGCCAACTTAATGACGCCGACCTGAAGTTTGGCACGGTCACGGACGAGAAGGGCCGAAGCGTTGAACTGACCCACGGGTCTTTCCGGAGCCTGCTCGAGTCGCCAAAACGCAGCGTGCGCAAGGAGGCGTTTCACAAGTTTTACAGGAGTTACGAGGAACACGCGAACACGATCGCCGCGACGCTGAGCGGGTCCGTGCTTCAGGACGTCTATTATGCGCGGGCGCGCAGCTACCCCTCCGCGCGGGAAGGATCCCTATTTCACGACAAAATTCCCGTCGCCGTATACGACAGCCTGATCAAGGCGGTCCACGACAACCTGAAAACAGTCCACCGCTATCTTGACGTGCGCAAGAAAGCGCTCAAACTGAAGGAATTGCGCGTTTACGATACCTACGTGCCGATTGTCGAGCAGGGACGCGTAAACATTCCGTGGGACAAAGCGGTCAAGACCGTTTGCGATGCGCTCGAGCCGTTGGGCAGCGGTTACGTCAATGTCCTCGGGGCGGGGTTGAACGGAGGACGTTGGGCGGACCGTTACGAGAACAAGGGGAAACGCAGTGGGGCGTTCTCTTCGGGCGGGTATATCGGACCGCCCTATATTCTGATGAACTACCGCCCGGACACGATTGACAGCATGTTCACGCTCGCGCACGAAGCGGGCCACTCGATGCACACGTACTTCAGCGCGAAACACCAGCCGTTCCAATATTACGGTTACACAATTTTCGTGGCCGAAGTCGCGTCCACGTTTAACGAACAGTTGTTGAATAAGTACCTTCTCGATCGGGCAAAGGACAGGAAGTCCCGCGCGTTTCTAATCAACAAGGAAATCGACGAAATCCGCGGCACGCTGGTACGCCAGACTATGTTCGCGGAGTTCGAGAAAGTGCTTCACGCGATCGCCGAGGCGGGCGAGCCATTGACGCTCGATCGTATTCGACTCGAATACCGCAAACTGCTCGATCGCTATTTCGGACCACGCTTCACCATTGACGACGAGCTATCGCTCGAAGGTCTGCGCATTCCGCATTTCTATCACGCCTTCTACGTGTACAAGTACGCAACGGGCATTTCGGCCGCGATCGCGCTGTCGCAACGCGTCCTGAACGGCGGTCCGAAGGAACGCGACCAATACCTCAACTTCCTGAAGAGCGGCGGATCGAAATTCCCCCTCGATCTGCTGCGTGACGCCGGCGTGGACATGGAGCGCCCAGAACCGGTGGCCACCGCCATGAAGCGGTTCGCGACGCTCGTGGATGAACTGGAGGAACTGGTGTAG